One Pseudomonadota bacterium genomic window, AGACTGCATGAGGCGAAATCACAAATTGTTAGCTTGAGATATTTCAATGTGTATGGTCCTAGAGAAAGTCATAAAGGACAGATGGCGTCCGTCTCGTATCATTTAATTAATCAAATGTCCGAGGGCGGTTTGTTAAAGTTATTCGAGGGTAGTGGCGGGTATGCTGCAGGAGAGCAAAGACGAGATTTTGTTTATGTGGATGACGTAGTGAAGGTAAATCTAGAATTTTTAGATCATCCCGATCGATCAGGTATCTATAATTGCGGCACTGGCCAATCGCAAACCTTTAACGAATTGGCGGTAGCGACCATAAATGCCGTGAGAAAAAGCCACGGAGAAGGTTTGCTGACGCTGGATGAAATGTTAGATCAGCAGATCATTACGTATCGCTCTTTCCCGGAAGGTTTGGTTTCAAGCTATCAGAGCTTCACTGAAGCGAATTTAGAGCGGCTACGAGGTTCTGGATCGGAAGTCGTTTTCCATGATGTCGCGTCGGGGGTAGAGGCGTATGTTGATTTCCTCACCATCTCTAATTGTTCTTAAAGAGTAATACTCTTAAATGTCCTATAAAACACTTGATGATTTAGTTGGTAATACGCCTTTAGTACGTTTAAAACGAATGCCGGGACAGACTACTAACTTCGTTTTAGGAAAGCTGGAGGGCAATAATCCAGCAGGATCAGTAAAAGATCGTGCTGCGTTGTCGATGATCATGAAAGCTGAAGAAGCTGGACGTATTAAACCGGGAGATACGCTTATCGAAGCCACTTCTGGTAATACCGGTATTGCTCTGGCAATGGTGGCGGCAATGCAGGGGTATAAGATGGTTTTGGTGATGCCAGAAAACTTGTCGATCGAGAGAAGACAGACGATGGCTGCTTTTGGCGCAAAATTCATACTGACACCGCAACCTCAAGGTATGGAGGGTGCAAGAGATATCGCTGAAGATATGCAAGCACGTGGAGAGGGCGTTATTCTTGATCAGTTTTCTAATACCGATAATCCGCTAGCCCACTACGAGAATACAGGACGAGAAATTTGGGAGCAGACAGACGGGCGCATCACTCATTTTGTTTCAAGTATGGGCACTACAGGTACGATCATGGGTGTGTCTCGCTATCTAAAGACGAAAAACCCGAAGATTCAAATTATCGGTTGCCAACCCACGGATGGGTCTCAAATACCAGGAATCAGAAAGTGGCCGGAGGCTTATTTGCCGAAAATTTTTGATCCTAAACGGGTTGATCGAGTAATCGAGGTGTCACAGACGGACGCGGAGGAGACGACACGTCGAATGGCAAAAGAAGAGGGAATATTCGCTGGGATCTCGGCTGGTGGTGCGATGTGGGTTGCTTTGCAGTTATGCGGGACCCTTGAAAATGCAACGATCGTCTCTATTGTTTGTGACAGGGGAGACCGTTATCTGTCTATGGGTGTTTTTCCCGCTTAGTGATGTACTCATAGTGTCCTCGATTTTTTTTTAGGATTGGGTGTAATCCAGTGGGTGCCACTATGGAGGTTCTGATTGAATCTGTCGATCATGAAGCGCGTGGTATTGCCCGTCATGACAATAAAGTAATCTTTGTTGATAACGCGCTTCCTCAAGAGACAGTGGGTGTCGAGATTAAGCGACGTAAACCAAACTTTGAAATGGGGGTCTCTACTTATATTAAGTCTCCTTCTCCCTCGCGTATTAGTCCGAAATGCTCGTATTTTGGTATTTGCGGTGGCTGCAGTTTTCAACACATTAATGCAAGAACACAGATCGCCATCAAACAACGGGTACTTGAGGATGCGCTAATTCGAATTGGAAAGGTTAGGCCAGAGCAGATGTTGTCACCAATCTGTGGCCCCACATTTCAATATCGTTCGCGTGCTCGTTTGTCGAGCCGTTATGTGATAAAAAAAGATAAAGCTCTGGTTGGTTTTCGTGAAAAGGGTAAGAGCTACGTTGTGGATAT contains:
- the rfaD gene encoding ADP-glyceromanno-heptose 6-epimerase encodes the protein MSVIVTGGAGFIGSNLIRGLNARGIVDIWVVDNIGSSHKFKNLIGCQFKQYLHKDEFRNLVRENKFEAKVSTIFHQGACSNTMELNGNYMIDNNYQYSIDLLDYAIRNEIHFICASSAAVYGAGTHFKEDRVNEAPLNVYGYSKFLFDEIVRERLHEAKSQIVSLRYFNVYGPRESHKGQMASVSYHLINQMSEGGLLKLFEGSGGYAAGEQRRDFVYVDDVVKVNLEFLDHPDRSGIYNCGTGQSQTFNELAVATINAVRKSHGEGLLTLDEMLDQQIITYRSFPEGLVSSYQSFTEANLERLRGSGSEVVFHDVASGVEAYVDFLTISNCS
- the cysM gene encoding cysteine synthase CysM, which produces MSYKTLDDLVGNTPLVRLKRMPGQTTNFVLGKLEGNNPAGSVKDRAALSMIMKAEEAGRIKPGDTLIEATSGNTGIALAMVAAMQGYKMVLVMPENLSIERRQTMAAFGAKFILTPQPQGMEGARDIAEDMQARGEGVILDQFSNTDNPLAHYENTGREIWEQTDGRITHFVSSMGTTGTIMGVSRYLKTKNPKIQIIGCQPTDGSQIPGIRKWPEAYLPKIFDPKRVDRVIEVSQTDAEETTRRMAKEEGIFAGISAGGAMWVALQLCGTLENATIVSIVCDRGDRYLSMGVFPA